In Hymenobacter sublimis, a single genomic region encodes these proteins:
- a CDS encoding NAD(P)H-quinone oxidoreductase, with translation MQALVITRPGGPEVLEVREIPRPVPAAHEVLIKVHAAGVNRPDILLRQGKYRGSGDVSGLVPGLEVAGVIEACGAEVTRWHPGDAVCALLAQGGYAEYAAADARHCLPLPVSWTFAEAASLPETVFTVWHNVFQRGQLQPGETLPVHGGSSGIGVTAVQLAHLLGSRVVATAGSEEKCAAVRALGADLVVNYREQDFEAVVAETDGVDVVLDMIGGDYTAKNLRLLRDDGRLVFINAMQGGAASFNALEVMARRLTITGSTLRPRSAEFKAALAADVERHVWPLLPDRRFRPVLHSTLPLAAATDAHRLLESSAHIGKIVLTVSD, from the coding sequence ATGCAAGCACTGGTTATTACCCGCCCCGGCGGCCCGGAGGTGTTGGAAGTCCGGGAGATACCCCGGCCGGTACCCGCCGCCCACGAAGTCCTGATCAAGGTGCACGCGGCCGGCGTCAACCGCCCCGATATACTGCTGCGCCAGGGCAAATACCGCGGCAGCGGCGACGTGAGCGGCCTGGTGCCGGGGCTGGAGGTAGCGGGCGTAATAGAAGCGTGCGGCGCTGAGGTTACGCGCTGGCACCCCGGCGACGCCGTGTGTGCCCTGCTAGCCCAGGGCGGCTACGCTGAGTACGCCGCCGCAGACGCCCGCCACTGCCTGCCCTTGCCCGTCAGCTGGACCTTTGCGGAAGCAGCTAGCCTCCCAGAAACGGTGTTTACGGTGTGGCACAACGTGTTTCAGCGGGGGCAGCTGCAGCCCGGCGAAACGCTGCCGGTGCACGGCGGAAGCAGCGGCATTGGGGTCACGGCCGTGCAACTGGCCCACCTGCTGGGCAGCCGCGTGGTGGCTACGGCCGGCTCCGAGGAGAAGTGTGCGGCCGTGCGCGCCCTGGGCGCCGACCTCGTGGTGAACTACCGGGAGCAAGACTTTGAAGCGGTAGTCGCAGAAACGGACGGGGTCGATGTCGTTCTGGACATGATTGGGGGCGACTACACGGCCAAAAATCTGCGCCTGCTGCGCGACGATGGCCGTTTGGTGTTCATCAACGCCATGCAGGGCGGCGCGGCTAGCTTCAACGCTCTGGAGGTAATGGCCCGCCGCCTCACCATTACGGGCAGCACCCTGCGGCCCCGCTCCGCCGAGTTCAAGGCAGCCCTGGCCGCGGACGTTGAGCGCCACGTCTGGCCCTTGTTGCCCGACCGGCGCTTCCGGCCCGTCCTGCACTCCACGCTGCCCCTGGCTGCCGCCACCGATGCCCACCGCCTGCTGGAAAGCAGCGCCCACATTGGCAAAATAGTACTGACGGTGAGTGACTAA
- a CDS encoding IS5 family transposase (programmed frameshift) has translation MEQMLTDAQWRRLAPLLPGRAGTSGGRGRDNRQFVEAVLWLARNGARWRALPAARGNWHTTYTRFQRWARSGVWQRVFEAVQDEAALHTLLVDSTTVRAHQHASGARKKTDPQALGRSRGGLTTKMHVAADARGRLRRCRLTAGQRHDAPQALPLLAGLTPDWLIADRGYDSDPLVAELARRGTQAVIPPRRKRRHPRPYDAVRYAQRHPVERLFSRLKQFRRLATRYEKLDAHFLAFIYLAATVLWLRDC, from the exons ATGGAGCAGATGTTGACGGATGCGCAGTGGAGGCGGCTGGCGCCGCTGTTGCCGGGCCGTGCGGGCACGAGCGGAGGCCGGGGACGCGACAACCGACAGTTTGTGGAGGCTGTGTTGTGGTTGGCCCGCAACGGCGCGCGCTGGCGGGCCTTGCCGGCCGCGCGCGGCAACTGGCACACGACGTACACACGTTTCCAGCGTTGGGCCCGTTCGGGCGTGTGGCAACGCGTGTTCGAAGCGGTGCAGGACGAGGCCGCGCTGCACACGCTGTTGGTCGACTCGACGACGGTGCGGGCGCACCAGCATGCGTCGGGGGCGCGCAAAAAAACGGACC CACAAGCCCTCGGGCGCAGTCGCGGCGGGCTCACTACCAAGATGCATGTAGCGGCTGATGCGCGCGGCCGCTTGCGGCGGTGCCGGCTCACGGCCGGCCAGCGCCACGACGCCCCGCAGGCGTTGCCGTTGCTCGCGGGCCTCACCCCGGACTGGCTCATCGCCGACCGCGGGTACGATTCCGACCCGCTCGTGGCCGAACTTGCCCGCCGCGGCACGCAAGCCGTCATCCCGCCCCGGCGCAAGCGCCGCCACCCGCGCCCCTACGACGCGGTGCGCTACGCCCAGCGCCACCCTGTCGAACGACTGTTCAGCCGCCTCAAGCAGTTTCGCCGGCTGGCCACTCGGTATGAAAAGCTGGATGCGCATTTTCTGGCGTTCATTTACTTGGCCGCAACCGTACTCTGGTTGCGTGACTGTTAA
- a CDS encoding Y-family DNA polymerase: MFALVDCNNFYVSCEQAFQPQLEGRPVVVLSNNDGCLISRSAEAKALGLKMGEPYFKIKPLIQQHDVRVFSSNYALYGDMSARVLHYLSSVVPEVEMYSIDECFLDLHGMEAYQGDLSKLAQAWKQEIKRRTHIPVCIGIAPTKTLAKLANRLAKKTPSLEGLLYLNTEQCRQWALEQTPVEEVWGIGKQHTQKLWNQGIITAAQLAGQSEGWARKQLGGVVGARLVRELQGTPCQQLASSEDGGPSRKSIAYTRTFGQPLSDFHIVQAAVAHFASKAAEKLRRQGSAVNMLTVFISKSRYGTEPPPHTRSAVLTLPLATSDTTELLRHARVGLKRIWEPGGVYKKAGVLLDGLETAGQQQLLLFEPNEQAERRASLMAELDKVNQRFGKGAVRFAAAVPRERGPAPWAGQHQFQTSAYTTRWEDLLWIRA, from the coding sequence ATGTTCGCGTTAGTTGATTGCAATAACTTCTACGTGAGCTGTGAGCAGGCCTTTCAGCCCCAGCTGGAGGGTAGACCCGTGGTAGTGTTGAGTAACAATGATGGCTGCTTGATTTCCCGTAGCGCCGAGGCCAAGGCCCTGGGCCTGAAAATGGGGGAGCCTTACTTCAAGATAAAACCCCTGATTCAGCAACACGACGTGCGCGTATTTTCCAGCAACTATGCCCTGTATGGGGACATGTCGGCCCGCGTGCTGCACTACCTGAGTTCCGTGGTTCCGGAGGTAGAGATGTACTCCATTGACGAGTGCTTTCTGGACTTGCACGGTATGGAAGCGTACCAGGGCGACTTGAGCAAATTGGCCCAGGCGTGGAAGCAGGAAATCAAGCGGCGCACCCACATTCCCGTTTGCATCGGTATTGCCCCCACCAAAACCCTGGCCAAGCTGGCCAACCGTTTGGCTAAGAAAACGCCCTCTCTAGAAGGACTACTCTATTTAAATACGGAGCAGTGCAGGCAGTGGGCCCTAGAGCAGACCCCGGTGGAGGAGGTGTGGGGCATTGGGAAACAGCACACCCAGAAGCTTTGGAATCAGGGCATTATTACGGCTGCGCAGCTAGCGGGCCAGAGCGAGGGCTGGGCCCGCAAGCAGTTGGGTGGGGTTGTGGGCGCGCGCCTGGTGCGCGAGCTGCAGGGCACGCCGTGCCAGCAGCTGGCTTCAAGCGAGGACGGAGGCCCGAGCCGCAAGAGCATAGCCTACACCCGCACCTTCGGCCAGCCGCTCTCAGACTTTCATATTGTGCAAGCCGCCGTGGCGCACTTTGCTTCCAAGGCAGCCGAGAAGCTGCGCCGGCAAGGTTCGGCCGTCAACATGCTGACGGTCTTCATCAGCAAAAGCCGGTATGGCACGGAACCGCCCCCGCACACGCGCTCGGCCGTGCTGACGCTACCTTTAGCTACTAGCGACACTACAGAACTGCTGCGCCACGCCCGGGTGGGCTTGAAGCGCATCTGGGAGCCGGGTGGGGTATACAAGAAGGCCGGGGTGCTGCTGGACGGGCTAGAAACAGCGGGCCAGCAGCAACTTCTCCTGTTTGAGCCTAACGAGCAAGCCGAACGCCGGGCCTCGCTCATGGCAGAACTGGATAAAGTCAACCAGCGCTTTGGCAAGGGGGCCGTGCGCTTTGCCGCGGCTGTGCCCCGGGAGCGAGGCCCGGCGCCCTGGGCCGGACAGCATCAGTTCCAGACATCTGCCTACACCACCCGGTGGGAAGACTTGCTCTGGATTCGGGCTTGA
- a CDS encoding LexA family protein has product MCEVLFVPVTRRPLWLTFFDSMVPAGFPSPAEDHRGEKLDLNRLLLPHPDSTYLVRVMGDSMTGGESGIRDGALLAVDCQLRALSGDVVIAVVEGQFTVKRLVKRAGEAWFLVPDNPSYPERAITEPDLFDVWGVVTHVVTEIRRGRLSAHVRVS; this is encoded by the coding sequence ATGTGTGAAGTGCTTTTTGTCCCAGTTACTCGCCGGCCTCTGTGGCTAACGTTCTTTGATTCGATGGTGCCCGCGGGCTTTCCTTCCCCAGCCGAAGACCACCGCGGGGAGAAGCTCGACTTGAACCGCCTACTGCTACCCCATCCCGATTCCACCTACCTGGTGCGCGTGATGGGCGACTCCATGACGGGTGGCGAGTCCGGAATTCGTGACGGAGCTCTGCTGGCTGTGGACTGCCAACTGCGGGCTCTGTCCGGCGATGTGGTTATTGCCGTGGTGGAAGGCCAGTTCACGGTCAAGCGCCTGGTGAAACGCGCGGGCGAGGCCTGGTTTCTGGTGCCGGATAATCCTTCTTACCCGGAGCGCGCCATCACGGAGCCCGATTTGTTTGACGTGTGGGGTGTGGTCACGCACGTAGTAACCGAAATCCGGCGCGGCCGGCTCTCCGCCCATGTTCGCGTTAGTTGA
- a CDS encoding glutamine synthetase III family protein has product MAILRFKALELVDQREPLAVTIAGERRSETFGKNVFNLDAMRATMPGEYFKKLQAAIKQGSPVERSVADAVASAMKTWAMAKGATHYTHWFQPLTGATAEKHDSFFDLNSDGRPIENFKGSALVQQEPDASSFPNGGIRNTFEARGYTAWDPTSPAFIIETAGAKTLCIPTIFVAYTGEALDYKAPLLKSLAALEKAAVDVCQYFDKDVQRVHTTLGIEQEYFLVDRALYNARPDLVMTGRTLFGHAPAKGQQLEDHYFGSIPARVHAYMLDFEEESNKLGIPLRTRHNEVAPHQFECAPTFEDANLAVDHNQLLMDIMERVADKHNFKVLLHEKPFAGVNGSGKHNNWAMSTDTGVNLLAPGRRPKENLQFLAFFITTIKAVHRYGELLRASIASASNDHRLGANEAPPAIMSVFVGSMLDSVLDELERTAKVPLDKGDNIYLKLGIDKIPAILLDNTDRNRTSPFAFTGNKFEFRAVGSSANSSSAMTTLNTIVAEQLIDFKQSVDKLIEQGKKKEVAIVDVLREYVISSKNIRFEGNGYSDEWKDEAAARGLANVPTTPQALDAIIQEDAASLFERHRIFSHVELHARHEILLEDYIKKIQIESRVMGDLAVNHIIPTAVAYQTKLITNVRGLRELGLDDENSEVTVNTIKAISRHISTIKTQVDEMTNARKVANKIDDTRERAVAYCDTVKTHFDTIRRSVDKLELMVADEDWPLVKYRELLFRH; this is encoded by the coding sequence ATGGCAATTCTTCGCTTTAAAGCTCTTGAACTAGTAGATCAGCGCGAGCCGCTGGCCGTTACCATTGCCGGCGAGCGTCGTTCCGAGACGTTTGGCAAAAACGTTTTCAACCTGGATGCCATGCGGGCTACCATGCCCGGCGAGTACTTCAAGAAGTTGCAGGCTGCCATTAAGCAAGGCTCGCCCGTGGAGCGTAGCGTAGCCGACGCCGTGGCTTCGGCCATGAAAACCTGGGCCATGGCCAAGGGCGCTACCCACTACACGCACTGGTTTCAGCCCCTGACCGGCGCTACCGCCGAAAAGCACGATTCCTTTTTCGACCTGAACTCCGACGGTCGGCCAATTGAGAACTTTAAGGGCTCGGCCCTGGTGCAGCAGGAGCCCGATGCTTCCTCCTTTCCAAACGGCGGCATCCGCAACACCTTCGAGGCGCGTGGGTACACCGCCTGGGACCCCACTTCGCCCGCTTTCATTATTGAAACCGCCGGGGCCAAAACCTTGTGCATCCCGACCATCTTCGTGGCGTATACCGGCGAAGCCCTCGACTATAAAGCTCCGTTGCTGAAGTCGCTGGCTGCCCTGGAAAAGGCCGCCGTGGACGTGTGCCAGTACTTCGACAAGGACGTACAGCGCGTGCACACGACCCTAGGCATCGAGCAGGAATACTTCCTGGTAGACCGCGCCTTGTACAACGCCCGCCCCGACCTGGTGATGACCGGCCGCACCCTGTTCGGCCACGCGCCGGCCAAAGGGCAGCAGCTCGAAGACCACTATTTCGGCTCGATTCCGGCCCGCGTGCACGCCTACATGCTGGACTTCGAGGAAGAGTCTAACAAGCTCGGCATTCCGCTCCGCACCCGCCACAACGAGGTAGCACCCCACCAGTTCGAGTGCGCCCCGACTTTTGAGGACGCCAACCTGGCCGTCGACCACAACCAGCTGCTCATGGACATCATGGAGCGCGTGGCCGACAAGCACAACTTCAAGGTGCTGCTGCACGAGAAGCCGTTTGCGGGCGTTAACGGCTCGGGCAAGCATAACAACTGGGCCATGAGCACCGATACGGGCGTGAACCTGCTGGCTCCCGGCCGCCGCCCCAAGGAAAACCTCCAGTTCCTCGCCTTCTTCATTACTACCATTAAGGCCGTACACCGCTACGGGGAGCTACTGCGCGCCAGCATCGCCTCCGCCAGCAACGACCACCGCCTCGGGGCTAACGAAGCGCCGCCCGCCATCATGTCGGTGTTCGTGGGTTCGATGCTCGACTCGGTGCTGGATGAATTGGAGCGCACGGCCAAAGTGCCCCTGGACAAGGGCGACAACATTTACCTCAAGCTCGGCATCGATAAGATTCCGGCCATTCTGCTCGACAACACCGACCGGAACCGCACCTCGCCCTTCGCCTTCACCGGCAACAAGTTCGAGTTCCGCGCCGTGGGCTCCTCCGCCAACTCTTCGTCGGCCATGACTACGCTCAACACCATCGTGGCCGAGCAGCTCATCGACTTCAAACAGTCGGTTGATAAGCTCATTGAGCAGGGCAAGAAAAAGGAGGTAGCCATTGTAGACGTGCTGCGCGAGTACGTTATTAGCTCCAAGAACATCCGCTTCGAGGGCAACGGCTACTCCGACGAGTGGAAGGACGAGGCGGCCGCCCGCGGCTTGGCCAACGTGCCCACTACCCCCCAGGCTCTGGACGCTATTATTCAGGAAGATGCCGCCTCCTTGTTTGAGCGCCACCGCATCTTCTCCCACGTGGAGCTACACGCCCGCCACGAGATTCTGCTGGAGGACTACATCAAGAAAATCCAGATTGAAAGCCGCGTAATGGGTGACCTAGCCGTGAACCATATCATCCCTACGGCGGTTGCTTACCAGACCAAACTGATTACTAACGTACGCGGTCTGCGGGAACTAGGCCTCGACGACGAGAATTCGGAAGTAACCGTAAACACTATCAAAGCCATTTCGCGGCACATTTCTACCATCAAAACCCAGGTAGATGAGATGACCAACGCGCGCAAAGTGGCTAACAAAATTGACGATACGCGCGAGCGGGCTGTGGCCTACTGTGACACCGTCAAGACGCATTTCGACACCATTCGCCGCTCCGTTGATAAGCTGGAGCTGATGGTGGCCGATGAGGACTGGCCCCTGGTAAAGTACCGCGAACTATTGTTCCGGCACTAA
- a CDS encoding LTA synthase family protein: MKNRFAFQPRYFLFWLLYFVLGKAVFVAYHWQQTKTLSGDTVAGIFGYGLRLDGAAAAYLCVVPFLLFVVGSLASSRFPLERLIRFFTAVFGLVVAVLTVADLELYRAWGFRLDATPLQYLSTPREMAASAGSAPVLLLLSLWLGLLGGGWLLYKQIVGRLPELPTGFGRGRAALASLLYLALLVVPLRGGLQQIPVNQSDVYFSSRPFANHAAVNVPWNVVNSLRLQNGGPNPYQFLPDSTARRLTQQLYAPTGPDTVALLRTRRPNVLFIILESFTGKLVGHLGGETGVTPTLDSLSQVGVSFQNLYAAGDRSQKGLVALLSGYPNQPTTSIIKSPRKTERLPHLARTLRDQGYSTAYYHGGELAFANMKSYLVTAGYEQFTERSDFTRRDQNAKWGAHDHVLLTRLLQELPRQRPPFFVTAFTLSSHEPFDVPMRPRFPGTTEAALFRNSVYYTDHVLGQFLAQARRQPWWDSTLVVLVADHGHHQPGDTPNHAPAKFRVPLLLTGGALLPSAQGRQISTFGSQTDVAATLLAQLKLPATTFPWSRDLLAPAPVAWPGGVAFYCFTDGFGVAAPGGTVTYDNVARREIERTGSVSPQQLRFGQAYEQTSFGDFLKK, translated from the coding sequence GTGAAAAACCGCTTTGCGTTTCAGCCGCGCTACTTTTTGTTTTGGCTGCTCTATTTCGTTCTGGGAAAAGCCGTTTTTGTTGCCTACCACTGGCAGCAAACCAAGACGTTGTCGGGCGATACGGTGGCCGGCATTTTTGGCTACGGGTTGCGGCTGGACGGCGCGGCGGCGGCGTACTTGTGCGTAGTGCCGTTTCTGCTGTTCGTGGTGGGTAGCTTGGCCAGCTCCCGTTTTCCGCTGGAGCGCCTCATCCGCTTTTTCACGGCCGTATTCGGCCTGGTAGTCGCCGTACTCACCGTAGCCGATTTGGAACTGTACCGCGCCTGGGGGTTCCGGCTCGATGCTACCCCCCTGCAGTACCTGAGTACTCCTCGGGAAATGGCAGCCTCGGCGGGTAGCGCGCCCGTGCTGTTGTTGCTGAGTCTGTGGCTGGGGCTGCTGGGCGGCGGCTGGCTCCTGTATAAGCAGATAGTCGGTCGGTTGCCAGAACTCCCGACGGGCTTTGGCCGGGGGCGGGCCGCCCTGGCTAGCCTGCTGTACCTGGCGTTGCTGGTAGTGCCGCTGCGCGGGGGGCTGCAGCAAATTCCGGTCAACCAGAGCGACGTTTATTTCTCCAGCCGACCATTTGCCAACCACGCGGCCGTAAATGTGCCCTGGAACGTCGTTAACTCCCTGCGCTTGCAAAACGGCGGACCGAATCCGTACCAGTTTCTGCCCGACTCGACCGCGCGACGCCTGACCCAGCAGCTCTACGCTCCCACCGGCCCAGATACGGTTGCCCTGCTGCGGACCCGCCGGCCCAATGTGCTATTCATTATTCTGGAAAGCTTTACGGGCAAGCTGGTGGGCCACTTGGGCGGCGAAACTGGCGTAACGCCCACCCTGGACAGCCTGAGCCAGGTTGGAGTGTCGTTTCAGAACCTGTACGCGGCCGGCGACCGAAGCCAGAAAGGACTGGTGGCCTTGCTTTCGGGCTACCCCAACCAGCCCACAACCAGCATTATTAAGTCGCCGCGCAAAACCGAACGCCTCCCCCACCTGGCCCGCACCCTGCGCGACCAAGGGTACAGCACGGCATATTACCACGGGGGCGAGCTGGCGTTTGCCAACATGAAAAGCTACCTCGTGACGGCTGGCTATGAGCAATTTACGGAACGCAGCGACTTTACCCGCCGCGACCAGAACGCCAAGTGGGGAGCCCACGACCATGTGCTGCTAACGCGGCTACTGCAGGAGCTACCCCGGCAGCGCCCACCCTTCTTTGTTACCGCCTTTACGCTCAGCAGCCACGAGCCCTTTGACGTGCCCATGCGCCCGCGCTTCCCGGGCACCACGGAGGCGGCCCTGTTCCGCAACTCCGTGTATTACACCGACCACGTGCTTGGGCAGTTTCTGGCGCAGGCGCGCCGCCAGCCCTGGTGGGATTCCACGCTGGTAGTGCTGGTAGCCGACCACGGCCACCACCAGCCCGGCGACACGCCTAATCACGCACCAGCCAAATTCCGGGTTCCGCTGTTGCTGACGGGCGGGGCCCTACTACCCAGCGCCCAGGGCCGCCAGATCAGCACTTTCGGCAGCCAAACCGATGTAGCGGCGACCCTCTTGGCCCAGCTCAAGCTGCCTGCCACTACCTTTCCCTGGAGCCGCGACCTGCTGGCCCCGGCTCCGGTGGCCTGGCCCGGCGGTGTGGCCTTCTATTGTTTCACCGATGGTTTCGGGGTAGCGGCCCCGGGCGGCACAGTGACCTACGATAACGTGGCCCGCCGCGAGATTGAGCGCACCGGGTCAGTCTCGCCCCAGCAGCTGCGGTTCGGGCAAGCCTACGAGCAAACTTCCTTTGGGGACTTTCTGAAGAAGTGA